One stretch of Armigeres subalbatus isolate Guangzhou_Male chromosome 2, GZ_Asu_2, whole genome shotgun sequence DNA includes these proteins:
- the LOC134213068 gene encoding vascular endothelial growth factor receptor kdr-like isoform X5 translates to MFLSNGTNHRPTSIQCKLENAHRLPFPLNITSWTDGNDSSSVFSTDDYLVEAPPSVAYPFSDTTNARKYRTPRSSDPDLSANVTTDVTITAEFTEQYPTDNTVTGDESEHRSTAAGGDDGSGNDGDNRDRTSTEGFISSKNNNRLNRSSGVGSSSKLSSNAGYITTAGYGSLSLGPSRSPFLSTITEYIQKPRIEFNGTQHFKEGDTISLNCLLDVADTVKFDMKWKLPDKVGIDNPRVSISRMSAIALPERPNYLLGRSTLTITNAMESDTGYYQCNVTDHNSHTNQKSVQVYVVKQADIGFIELYEDNKLDFINITSRRDIKIVIKFKAVVQPEFYWTRDDDPEPLEIGERYTIAETNQKITLTIKRSTISDTGTYTLHAKNEHTYNSFSMKVYVREKPVVSISPIYARPGERVTFVCTAVAYPQPAMRFAFIPCTGTPWKNCSQSLNKEHAKHYPKNSRLVAWPIEDEVLMRTGKRLDDSGRQQDIITTEQYEMQAETAGYIGCLAVNGYGEDFVKADLLISDLSKPVVVEKLSPDEDVTIGDEVIIECAAVVYNHTDAIKFFRDDVLMSGLDGITIEKDYRTFAYRTKLIIHSVGREHEGVIRCQAPMIDSNDTDEDELRLDVFEPTDPVIVDENVHEELEMEIGDRHTFSCNVEGMPKPVIEWTKDDAFVIFDNDTIILLPNGSIHMPFLKVEHSGDYKCYARNKVGHAEKLWSLRVKTVTIRMTWVYLVISLIAILVIAVVLISMFYYKKKKEVKEMKEAGLAHFEEGDLEQMNPEISLDEQADLLPYKTEYEFPKERLKMGKQLGAGAFGVVMKATATGIMVNEDETVVAVKMVKKQTDNEVMRALISELKIMVHLGQHLNVVNLLGAVTKNIAKRELMVIVEYCRFGNVQNFLLKHRPYFIDQVNSETGEIDSSIDTNKLRWSAAGYTYNSNSAGYTNPKNHLNSKGYVRHSGVQNMAMVDSCNTEATIMTSVEGYDLNSANTANTANTNTTSNSNEPLWRSNYGMDYKGPARSVTTTDLVCWASQVACGMEYLASRRVLHGDLAARNILLCDDNVVKICDFGLARSMYKTENYKKKGEAPLPFKWLALECISDNVFGTYSDVWAYGIVLWEFFSLARVPYPGMEANQELYNKLRDGYRMDKPQYANQDIYDIMLNCWNVKPDSRPTFKDLKSRFNAMLPEEMRNHYVDLNEPYLAMNAEKEQRGEPDYLASLGPPEEQAPKAPPNYVNGIILPLPPISDKPDYLQMTKSDSDDSHFDFASFNNSQPSPTLKNNLDSSPQQSGKRHKKKAIPEEIPMLHNRSGGSHGFNSDSETEPTSPVPMVRTTKLVHPEHEYTNLKRLDKSDGTNGTEPGKDAFSNPGYVVVNTRLK, encoded by the exons ATGTTTCTATCGAATGGAACTAACCACCGCCCGACCAGCATCCAATGCAAGCTAGAAAATGCTCATCGGTTGCCGTTTCCGTTGAACATCACCAGCTGGACCGATGGAAACGACTCATCATCCGTGTTCTCAACCGACGATTACCTCGTGGAAGCACCACCCTCAGTAGCCTATCCATTTTCCGATACAACTAACGCACGAAAATATCGCACGCCTAGAAGTAGTGATCCTGACCTCTCCGCAAACGTGACGACCGATGTAACGATAACAGCCGAGTTTACCGAGCAGTACCCCACTGATAACACTGTAACGGGTGATGAGTCGGAACATCGCAGTACGGCTGCTGGTGGTGACGACGGAAGCGGGAACGATGGAGATAATCGCGATAGGACTAGTACCGAAGGCTTCATCAGCAGCAAGAACAATAATAGGCTTAATCGCTCTTCTGGTGTTGGATCTAGCAGCAAGCTTAGTAGTAATGCAGGGTACATCACCACAGCTGGTTATGGTTCGCTCTCGTTGGGCCCATCCCGTTCACCGTTTCTATCGA CAATTACGGAGTATATCCAGAAGCCTCGAATCGAGTTCAACGGTACGCAACATTTTAAGGAGGGCGACACCATCTCGTTGAACTGCCTATTGGACGTTGCCGATACGGTAAAGTTCGACATGAAATGGAAGCTGCCAGACAAAGTGGGAATTGAC AACCCCAGAGTAAGCATCAGCCGAATGTCGGCTATTGCGCTTCCAGAACGTCCAAACTACCTATTGGGTCGATCGACTTTGACCATTACCAATGcaatggagagcgataccggcTACTACCAGTGCAATGTGACCGACCACAACTCTCACACGAACCAGAAGTCGGTCCAGGTTTACGTCGTGAAACAGGCGGACATCGGCTTCATAGAACTGTATGAAGACAACAAGCTCGATTTCATCAACATCACCAGCCGGCGGGATATCAAAATAGTCATCAAGTTTAAGGCTGTCGTCCAGCCGGAGTTCTACTGGACCAGGGACGATGACCCGGAACCGCTGGAAATCGGCGAACGCTACACGATAGcggaaacaaatcagaaaattaCGCTTACGATTAAGAGATCGACCATTTCCGATACGGGGACGTACACGCTGCATGCAAAGAATGAGCACACGTACAACAGTTTTTCAATGAAGGTGTACGTTAGAG AGAAACCTGTCGTGTCTATTAGTCCAATCTACGCGCGACCGGGAGAAAGGGTCACATTTGTATGCACTGCCGTCGCCTATCCTCAACCAGCAATGCGGTTCGCCTTCATCCCATGTACGGGGACTCCCTGGAAGAACTGTTCCCAGTCGCTGAACAAGGAACATGCCAAGCATTAT CCAAAGAATTCGCGACTAGTGGCCTGGCCCATAGAGGACGAAGTTCTAATGCGAACG GGCAAGCGTCTGGACGACAGCGGTAGACAACAGGACATCATCACCACGGAGCAGTACGAAATGCAAGCCGAAACCGCCGGTTACATCGGATGTTTGGCCGTGAATGGCTACGGAGAAGACTTTGTGAAGGCCGATCTACTGATCAGTGATTTGAGCAAGCCGGTTGTGGTGGAGAAGCTGTCCCCTGATGAAGATGTTACAATCGGCGATGAAGTGATAATCGAATGCGCCGCAGTGGTGTACAACCATACCGACGCGATCAAATTCTTCCGCGATGATGTGCTGATGAGTGGACTTGATGGAATCACTATAGAAAAAGATTACAGAACGTTTGCCTATCGGACGAAGTTGATTATCCATAGTGTCGGTCGGGAACACGAGGGCGTAATTCGATGCCAAGCGCCCATGATCGACTCGAACGACACGGACGAAGACGAGCTGAGGTTGGATGTATTTGAACCAACAGATCCAGTGATCGTGGACGAAAATGTCCACgaagaactggaaatggaaatCGGAGATCGACATACGTTCTCTTGCAATGTGGAGGGAATGCCGAAACCAGTGATTGAGTGGACCAAGGATGACGCGTTTGTAATCTTTGACAACGATACGATAATTTTGCTGCCTAATGGAAGTATACATATGCCGTTCCTAAAAGTGGAGCACTCCGGTGACTACAAGTGCTACGCTAGGAACAAGGTTGGACACGCGGAGAAGCTTTGGAGCTTGCGGGTGAAAACCGTTACGATCCGAATGACCTGGGTCTATTTGGTGATTTCTTTGATAGCCATCTTGGTTATTGCAGTTGTGCTCATATCCATGTTCTattataagaagaagaaagaagtgaagGAAATGAAGGAGGCTGGGTTAGCTCACTTCGAAGAGGGTGACCTGGAACAAATGAATCCGGAGATATCGCTGGATGAGCAAGCAGATTTACTTCCCTACAAAACTGAGTACGAGTTTCCGAAGGAAAGGTTAAAAATGGGTAAACAATTGGGTGCAGGTGCGTTTGGTGTGGTAATGAAGGCCACCGCAACCGGCATCATGGTCAACGAAGATGAAACTGTAGTGGCCGTCAAGATGGTGAAGAAGCAGACCGATAATGAAGTTATGCGGGCGTTAATTTCCGAACTTAAAATCATGGTACATCTGGGGCAGCATTTGAACGTAGTGAATCTACTGGGAGCGGTTACGAAAAACATCGCCAAAA GAGAACTCATGGTGATCGTGGAATACTGCCGTTTTGGCAATGTTCAAAACTTCCTGCTGAAGCACCGACCTTACTTCATCGATCAGGTCAACTCCGAAACAGGTGAAATTGACTCGAGCATTGACACAAATAAGCTAAGGTGGTCAGCCGCAGGTTATACGTACAACAG CAATTCGGCTGGATACACGAATCCGAAGAACCACCTGAACTCCAAAGGATATGTGCGGCATTCCGGTGTGCAGAATATGGCAATGGTCGATAGCTGTAACACGGAAGCGACCATCATGACCTCCGTCGAAG GTTATGATCTAAATTCTGCCAATACCGCCAATACGGCCAACACTAACACCACCTCCAACTCGAATGAACCACTCTGGCGATCCAATTACGGTATGGACTACAAGGGTCCCGCTAGATCGGTAACCACTACGGATCTGGTGTGCTGGGCCTCGCAGGTAGCATGTGGCATGGAATACCTTGCCTCCAGGAGGGTCCTTCACGGGGATCTTGCTGCTCGTAACATACTTCTTTGCGATGACAACGTGGTGAAAATATGCGACTTTGGTCTCGCTCGTTCCATGTACAAGACCGAGAACTACAAGAAAAAGGGAGAAGCTCCTCTGCCATTCAAGTGGTTGGCGCTGGAGTGCATTAGCGATAATGTCTTCGGCACGTATTCGGACGTATGGGCTTACGGCATTGTGCTATGGGAGTTCTTCTCATTGGCACGGGTGCCCTATCCGGGCATGGAAGCGAACCAGGAACTGTACAATAAATTACGCGACGGATACCGCATGGATAAGCCACAGTACGCCAATCAAGATATTTACGACATTATGCTGAATTGCTGGAATGTGAAACCTGATTCGCGACCCACGTTCAAAGATCTGAAGAGCCGATTCAACGCAATGCTTCCGGAAGAAATGCGAAAT CACTATGTCGATCTCAACGAGCCATACCTGGCTATGAACGCCGAGAAAGAGCAGAGAGGAGAACCAGACTACCTTGCAAGTCTAGGGCCACCAGAAGAACAGGCACCCAAAGCGCCACCCAACTATGTCAATGGAATCATCTTACCTTTACCGCCAA TTTCAGACAAACCGGACTATCTCCAGATGACCAAGTCCGACTCGGACGACAGCCATTTTGATTTTGCCTCATTCAATAACAGCCAACCGTCCCCCACGTTGAAGAACAACCTGGACTCAAGCCCGCAGCAGAGCGGCAAACGCCACAAAAAGAAAGCCATACCCGAGGAAATACCGATGTTACACAACCGTTCCGGTGGCAGCCACGGATTCAACTCGGACTCGGAAACAGAACCAACCAGCCCGGTGCCAATGGTTCGCACAACTAAACTGGTCCATCCGGAGCACGAATACACCAACCTGAAGCGGCTGGACAAATCCGACGGCACGAACGGAACCGAGCCGGGAAAGGACGCATTCAGTAACCCCGGCTACGTGGTGGTCAACACGAGATTGAAGTAG